A single region of the Salmo salar chromosome ssa16, Ssal_v3.1, whole genome shotgun sequence genome encodes:
- the casq1 gene encoding calsequestrin-1 precursor: MQLFWLSLLPCLYVTSLCSAEQGLEFPSFDGKDRVLHINERNYKKALKMFDMLCLLYHEPQPAHKGRQKQLQMTELVLELTAQVLEDKDIGFGMVDSQKDAKVAKKLGLEEEGSLYIFKDDRVIEFDGELSADTLVEFLLDVLEDPVELISNPMELRAFERMEEDIRLIGYFKGEDSYYKAFQEASERFQPYIKFFATFDKATAKHLSLKMNEVNFYEPFMEEPAILPGRQLSEMEIVEFVHQHKRATLRKLRAEDMFETWEDDLDGIHIVAFAEEEDPDGYEFLEILKDVARDNTNNPELSIVWIDPDDFPLLTTYWEKTFKVNLFKPQIGVVNVTDADSVWLDMSNDEDLPTAEELEDWIEDVLSGKVNTEDDDDVKDDYDYDRVDREDRHHGDDHEDHGDYDDHDDSD; the protein is encoded by the exons ATGCAGCTCTTCTGGCTGTCTCTGTTGCCCTGTTTGTACGTGACCTCTCTGTGCTCTGCAGAGCAGGGACTGGAGTTCCCCAGCTTTGACGGGAAGGACCGCGTTCTGCACATCAACGAACGCAACTACAAGAAGGCTCTGAAGATGTTTGACATGCTGTGCCTACTCTACCATGAACCGCAGCCGGCTCACAAAGGCAGGCAGAAGCAGCTTCAGATGACTGAGCTTGTGCTGGAg CTGACTGCACAGGTCCTGGAGGACAAGGACATTGGCTTTGGGATGGTCGACTCCCAGAAGGACGCTAAAGTTGCCAAGAAACTGG GTTTGGAGGAGGAGGGCAGTCTGTACATCTTCAAGGACGACCGTGTGATTGAGTTTGACGGGGAACTCTCAGCAGACACCCTGGTGGAATTCCTGCTGGAT GTGTTGGAGGACCCAGTGGAGCTCATCAGTAACCCAATGGAACTGAGGGCCTTTgagaggatggaggaagacaTACGCCTCATTGGTTACTTCAAGGGAGAGGACTCAT ACTACAAGGCGTTCCAGGAGGCCTCAGAGCGGTTTCAGCCCTACATCAAGTTCTTCGCCACATTCGACAAAGCT ACGGCGAAGCACCTTTCTCTGAAGATGAACGAGGTAAACTTCTATGAGCCCTTCATGGAGGAACCAGCCATCCTCCCTGGCAGGCAACTCTCAGAGATGGAGATAGTGGAGTTTGTCCACCAACACAAAAG GGCGACTCTGAGAAAGCTGCGTGCAGAGGACATGTTTGAGACATGG GAGGATGACCTGGATGGGATCCACATTGTAGCCTTTGCTGAGGAGGAAGACCCTG ATGGTTATGAGTTCCTGGAGATCCTGAAAGATGTGGCCAGAGACAACACCAACAACCCTGAGCTCAGTATAGTGTGGATTGACCCTGATGACTTCCCACTG CTGACCACATACTGGGAGAAGACCTTCAAGGTGAACCTGTTTAAGCCTCAGATTGGAGTTGTGAACGTGACAGAC GCGGACAGTGTCTGGCTGGACATGTCCAACGATGAAGACCTGCCCACAGCTGAGGAACTGGAGGACTGGATAGAAGACGTGCTGTCTGGGAAGGTCAACACTGAGGATGACGATGATGTGAAGGATGATTATGATTATGACAGGGTTGACAGGGAGGATAGGCACCATGGTGACGATCACGAGGATCATGGAGACTATGATGACCATGATGACAGTGACTAA
- the LOC106574540 gene encoding vang-like protein 1 isoform X1 codes for MDTESTYSGYSYYSGRSRGSHRHGERSRDHHKSRSKDGSRSEKSVTINAPPAEPLLGDSSVLGEEVQDDNWGETTTAVTGTSEHSLSQEDIVRITKDLEDSVGLDCRRYFTLTLAVVLGLLVFLTPLAFLVLPHLLWPDKLLVCGTACEGLFISVAFKLLILLLAVWALFFRAPRAGLPRVFVFRALLAVLVLLFVVSYWLFYGVRILDSQDENYQGIVQYAVSLVDALLFIHYLAIVLLELRQLQPAFSVSVTRSTDGETRQYNLGQLSIQRAALAIMENYYRDFSVHNPALLTASKSRAAKHLAGLKVYNVDGEFPATPTTGPGNNAATGLAHSQSRAMIAAAARRRDTNHNELYYEEAEHERRVRKRKARLVVAVEEAFTHIKRMQEEEQKKAPGDVMDPREAAQAIFPSMARSLQKYLRTTRQQHCHSMESIQQHLAFCITNNMTPKAFLESYLTPGPTLQYGRERWLARQWTLVSEASVTSGLKEGAIFLLKCIDFSLVVTVKRIPYIQLSEEFIDPKSHKFVLRLQSETSV; via the exons GGAGCGCAGCCGCGACCACCACAAGTCACGCAGCAAGGATGGCAGCCGCTCGGAGAAGTCTGTCACCATCAACGCACCGCCAGCAGAACCGCTGCTGGGAGACTCATCTGTACTGGGGGAGGAGGTCCAG gaTGACAACTGGGGCGAGACCACCACGGCCGTCACGGGGACGTCGGAACACAGCCTGTCCCAAGAGGACATTGTCCGGATCACCAAGGACCTGGAGGACAGCGTGGGCCTGGACTGCCGGCGCTACTTTACCCTGACCCTGGCTGTGGTTCTGGGCCTGCTGGTCTTCCTCACTCCCCTGGCCTTCCTGGTTCTCCCCCACCTCCTCTGGCCTGACAAGCTCCTGGTGTGCGGCACGGCCTGCGAGGGCCTCTTTATTTCCGTGGCGTTTAAGTTGTTGATACTGCTGTTGGCCGTATGGGCGCTGTTCTTCCGGGCTCCGCGTGCCGGCCTGCCCCGGGTGTTTGTGTTCAGAGCGCTGCTGGCCGTGCTGGTGCTGCTCTTTGTCGTGTCCTACTGGCTGTTCTACGGCGTGAGGATACTGGACTCACAG GATGAGAACTACCAGGGCATCGTGCAGTACGCTGTATCTCTAGTAGACGCTCTGCTCTTCATCCACTACCTGGCCATCGTTCTGCTGGAGCTCAGGCAGCTGCAGCCcgccttctctgtctctgtcacacgcTCCACCGACGGAGAGACACGCCAATACAACCTGGGCCAGCTCAG TATTCAGCGGGCAGCATTGGCCATCATGGAGAACTACTACAGGGACTTCTCTGTCCACAACCCGGCCCTGCTCACCGCCTCTAAGTCCCGGGCCGCCAAGCACCTGGCCGGCCTCAAGGTCTATAATGTGGATGGTGAGTTCCCGGCAACCCCCACAACTG GCCCTGGGAACAACGCAGCGACTGGATTGGCCCACTCCCAGTCTCGGGCTATGATTGCCGCTGCTGCCCGCCGCCGAGATACCAATCACAACGAGCTGTACTACGAGGAGGCGGAGCACGAGAGGCGCGTCCGCAAACGCAAGGCCCG ACTGGTGGTGGCAGTAGAGGAGGCCTTCACACACATCAAGCGCATGCAGGAAGAGGAGCAGAAGAAAGCCCCCGGGGACGTGATGGACCCGCGCGAGGCCGCCCAGGCCATCTTCCCCTCCATGGCCCGCTCCCTGCAGAAGTACCTCCGCACCACCAGGCAGCAGCACTGCCACAGCATGGAGAGCATCCAGCAGCACCTGGCCTTCTGCATCACCAACAACATGACGCCCAAG GCCTTCCTGGAGAGTTACCTGACCCCCGGGCCCACCCTGCAGTACGGCCGCGAGCGCTGGCTGGCCCGACAGTGGACTCTGGTCAGCGAGGCGTCGGTCACCAGCGGCCTCAAGGAGGGCGCCATCTTCCTCCTCAAGTGCATAGACTTCAGCCTGGTGGTGACGGTCAAAAGGATCCCCTACATCCAGCTTTCAGAGGAGTTCATCGACCCCAAGTCGCACAAGTTTGTCCTGCGGCTACAGTCGGAGACCTCTGTGTAG
- the LOC106574540 gene encoding vang-like protein 1 isoform X2: MDTESTYSGYSYYSGRSRGSHRHGERSRDHHKSRSKDGSRSEKSVTINAPPAEPLLGDSSVLGEEVQDDNWGETTTAVTGTSEHSLSQEDIVRITKDLEDSVGLDCRRYFTLTLAVVLGLLVFLTPLAFLVLPHLLWPDKLLVCGTACEGLFISVAFKLLILLLAVWALFFRAPRAGLPRVFVFRALLAVLVLLFVVSYWLFYGVRILDSQDENYQGIVQYAVSLVDALLFIHYLAIVLLELRQLQPAFSVSVTRSTDGETRQYNLGQLSIQRAALAIMENYYRDFSVHNPALLTASKSRAAKHLAGLKVYNVDGPGNNAATGLAHSQSRAMIAAAARRRDTNHNELYYEEAEHERRVRKRKARLVVAVEEAFTHIKRMQEEEQKKAPGDVMDPREAAQAIFPSMARSLQKYLRTTRQQHCHSMESIQQHLAFCITNNMTPKAFLESYLTPGPTLQYGRERWLARQWTLVSEASVTSGLKEGAIFLLKCIDFSLVVTVKRIPYIQLSEEFIDPKSHKFVLRLQSETSV, encoded by the exons GGAGCGCAGCCGCGACCACCACAAGTCACGCAGCAAGGATGGCAGCCGCTCGGAGAAGTCTGTCACCATCAACGCACCGCCAGCAGAACCGCTGCTGGGAGACTCATCTGTACTGGGGGAGGAGGTCCAG gaTGACAACTGGGGCGAGACCACCACGGCCGTCACGGGGACGTCGGAACACAGCCTGTCCCAAGAGGACATTGTCCGGATCACCAAGGACCTGGAGGACAGCGTGGGCCTGGACTGCCGGCGCTACTTTACCCTGACCCTGGCTGTGGTTCTGGGCCTGCTGGTCTTCCTCACTCCCCTGGCCTTCCTGGTTCTCCCCCACCTCCTCTGGCCTGACAAGCTCCTGGTGTGCGGCACGGCCTGCGAGGGCCTCTTTATTTCCGTGGCGTTTAAGTTGTTGATACTGCTGTTGGCCGTATGGGCGCTGTTCTTCCGGGCTCCGCGTGCCGGCCTGCCCCGGGTGTTTGTGTTCAGAGCGCTGCTGGCCGTGCTGGTGCTGCTCTTTGTCGTGTCCTACTGGCTGTTCTACGGCGTGAGGATACTGGACTCACAG GATGAGAACTACCAGGGCATCGTGCAGTACGCTGTATCTCTAGTAGACGCTCTGCTCTTCATCCACTACCTGGCCATCGTTCTGCTGGAGCTCAGGCAGCTGCAGCCcgccttctctgtctctgtcacacgcTCCACCGACGGAGAGACACGCCAATACAACCTGGGCCAGCTCAG TATTCAGCGGGCAGCATTGGCCATCATGGAGAACTACTACAGGGACTTCTCTGTCCACAACCCGGCCCTGCTCACCGCCTCTAAGTCCCGGGCCGCCAAGCACCTGGCCGGCCTCAAGGTCTATAATGTGGATG GCCCTGGGAACAACGCAGCGACTGGATTGGCCCACTCCCAGTCTCGGGCTATGATTGCCGCTGCTGCCCGCCGCCGAGATACCAATCACAACGAGCTGTACTACGAGGAGGCGGAGCACGAGAGGCGCGTCCGCAAACGCAAGGCCCG ACTGGTGGTGGCAGTAGAGGAGGCCTTCACACACATCAAGCGCATGCAGGAAGAGGAGCAGAAGAAAGCCCCCGGGGACGTGATGGACCCGCGCGAGGCCGCCCAGGCCATCTTCCCCTCCATGGCCCGCTCCCTGCAGAAGTACCTCCGCACCACCAGGCAGCAGCACTGCCACAGCATGGAGAGCATCCAGCAGCACCTGGCCTTCTGCATCACCAACAACATGACGCCCAAG GCCTTCCTGGAGAGTTACCTGACCCCCGGGCCCACCCTGCAGTACGGCCGCGAGCGCTGGCTGGCCCGACAGTGGACTCTGGTCAGCGAGGCGTCGGTCACCAGCGGCCTCAAGGAGGGCGCCATCTTCCTCCTCAAGTGCATAGACTTCAGCCTGGTGGTGACGGTCAAAAGGATCCCCTACATCCAGCTTTCAGAGGAGTTCATCGACCCCAAGTCGCACAAGTTTGTCCTGCGGCTACAGTCGGAGACCTCTGTGTAG
- the LOC106574540 gene encoding vang-like protein 1 isoform X3, translating to MSSPLSALMETMEVMMGMEEMVVETSKEEDDSSSPPGDTPALSPGPCTESGQDDNWGETTTAVTGTSEHSLSQEDIVRITKDLEDSVGLDCRRYFTLTLAVVLGLLVFLTPLAFLVLPHLLWPDKLLVCGTACEGLFISVAFKLLILLLAVWALFFRAPRAGLPRVFVFRALLAVLVLLFVVSYWLFYGVRILDSQDENYQGIVQYAVSLVDALLFIHYLAIVLLELRQLQPAFSVSVTRSTDGETRQYNLGQLSIQRAALAIMENYYRDFSVHNPALLTASKSRAAKHLAGLKVYNVDGEFPATPTTGPGNNAATGLAHSQSRAMIAAAARRRDTNHNELYYEEAEHERRVRKRKARLVVAVEEAFTHIKRMQEEEQKKAPGDVMDPREAAQAIFPSMARSLQKYLRTTRQQHCHSMESIQQHLAFCITNNMTPKAFLESYLTPGPTLQYGRERWLARQWTLVSEASVTSGLKEGAIFLLKCIDFSLVVTVKRIPYIQLSEEFIDPKSHKFVLRLQSETSV from the exons ATGAGCTCTCCGCTCTCTGCTTTGATGGAGACTATGGAGGTGATGATGGGGATGGAGGAGATGGTGGTGGAGACCTCCAAGGAAGAGGACGACTCCAGCTCTCCACCTGGGGACACTCCTGCTCTCAGCCCAGGGCCATGCACAGAGTCAGGTCAG gaTGACAACTGGGGCGAGACCACCACGGCCGTCACGGGGACGTCGGAACACAGCCTGTCCCAAGAGGACATTGTCCGGATCACCAAGGACCTGGAGGACAGCGTGGGCCTGGACTGCCGGCGCTACTTTACCCTGACCCTGGCTGTGGTTCTGGGCCTGCTGGTCTTCCTCACTCCCCTGGCCTTCCTGGTTCTCCCCCACCTCCTCTGGCCTGACAAGCTCCTGGTGTGCGGCACGGCCTGCGAGGGCCTCTTTATTTCCGTGGCGTTTAAGTTGTTGATACTGCTGTTGGCCGTATGGGCGCTGTTCTTCCGGGCTCCGCGTGCCGGCCTGCCCCGGGTGTTTGTGTTCAGAGCGCTGCTGGCCGTGCTGGTGCTGCTCTTTGTCGTGTCCTACTGGCTGTTCTACGGCGTGAGGATACTGGACTCACAG GATGAGAACTACCAGGGCATCGTGCAGTACGCTGTATCTCTAGTAGACGCTCTGCTCTTCATCCACTACCTGGCCATCGTTCTGCTGGAGCTCAGGCAGCTGCAGCCcgccttctctgtctctgtcacacgcTCCACCGACGGAGAGACACGCCAATACAACCTGGGCCAGCTCAG TATTCAGCGGGCAGCATTGGCCATCATGGAGAACTACTACAGGGACTTCTCTGTCCACAACCCGGCCCTGCTCACCGCCTCTAAGTCCCGGGCCGCCAAGCACCTGGCCGGCCTCAAGGTCTATAATGTGGATGGTGAGTTCCCGGCAACCCCCACAACTG GCCCTGGGAACAACGCAGCGACTGGATTGGCCCACTCCCAGTCTCGGGCTATGATTGCCGCTGCTGCCCGCCGCCGAGATACCAATCACAACGAGCTGTACTACGAGGAGGCGGAGCACGAGAGGCGCGTCCGCAAACGCAAGGCCCG ACTGGTGGTGGCAGTAGAGGAGGCCTTCACACACATCAAGCGCATGCAGGAAGAGGAGCAGAAGAAAGCCCCCGGGGACGTGATGGACCCGCGCGAGGCCGCCCAGGCCATCTTCCCCTCCATGGCCCGCTCCCTGCAGAAGTACCTCCGCACCACCAGGCAGCAGCACTGCCACAGCATGGAGAGCATCCAGCAGCACCTGGCCTTCTGCATCACCAACAACATGACGCCCAAG GCCTTCCTGGAGAGTTACCTGACCCCCGGGCCCACCCTGCAGTACGGCCGCGAGCGCTGGCTGGCCCGACAGTGGACTCTGGTCAGCGAGGCGTCGGTCACCAGCGGCCTCAAGGAGGGCGCCATCTTCCTCCTCAAGTGCATAGACTTCAGCCTGGTGGTGACGGTCAAAAGGATCCCCTACATCCAGCTTTCAGAGGAGTTCATCGACCCCAAGTCGCACAAGTTTGTCCTGCGGCTACAGTCGGAGACCTCTGTGTAG